The Chthonomonas sp. genomic sequence CGACATCATAGCCATCGAAACCATCGGCGTGGGCCAGAGCGAGGTGGCGGTGCACGCAATGGTGGATTGTTTCCTGCTCCTGATGCTCCCCGGAGCGGGCGATGAACTCCAAGGCCTGAAGCGCGGAATCATGGAGATGGCCGACGTCGTTGCGGTCACGAAGTCCGATCACGAGAACGTTGCGCGTGCGCAGCTCGCGTGCAGCCAGATTCAAAACGCTCTCCACTATCTTGCACCGACGCCAAGCGGATGGTCCCCCACCGCCCAATGCGTGAGCTCGGAAGCCCCTGGGACGGTCGGGAATCTTGCCAACTCTATCAGCGAATTCCTTTCTCATGAGGAGAGGACCGGTTGGTTTGCGCGCCGTCGCGCTCACCAAGCCTTGGAGTGGATGGAGGAGCTCGTGGTAGAGCAAGTTGTGCGCACTGCCCTACTCGATCCCCGCATCCTCGCGCTGCGCGACACCCTGGCACCGCAAGTCTCAAGCGGTATCCTGAGCGCGCGACGAGCCGCCGATGAGATCCTCCAAGCCCTCCGGCATGAGCACTGAACCGCAGATCGAGCGCGTCCAGATCGAGGTCCCGTCACGCCATGATCGGGCCTCCGCGCCGATGCTGCTGCAGGCGGATCTCGTGGGGACCTGCCAAAAACGCCCACCCGTCGTATTCCTCACCGGCGGACCCGGTATCCCCGCCACTCATGCGCGGGCCTACGAACCTTTCCGAGTGGTCATTGATCATTTGGCGCAAACGCGCCGGGTCGTACTGCTTGATCAACGAGGGGTCAGCCTCTCGATCGCTCCCCTCAATGCCAGCCACGATCTCCTGCTGGCCCCCGAGGCTGCGATGACAGCCCTTGTCAAGCAGGCCCGGGCCACGCTCGCCACTGGGATCGATCCCCACGCCATCACACCTTGGCAAAGCGCGCTGGACGTTCCCATCGTCGCGCGGACTCTGGGGGTTGAGCAGGTCGATGTGATCGCCTACTCGTACGGGACCCACCTGGCGATGGCGACGGTTCGGGCGCGACCCGAGACCATCCGGAAACTGGTCCTCTGCGGTTTCGAAGGGCCGGATCAAACTTACAAGCTCCCCAGCCAGTTCGACCATCAGCTTGCCCGCATCGACGGTGGACTGCTCGAGAAATTCGCCGCAGCGTGCGCACAGCTCTCCCGCCAACCGTGCTCGGGGCTCAGCGATTGGGGGCTCAGGTGGATTGCAAGCAGCTGGTTCGGACTGTCGGATCGCTATCCGTATCTATTGCCGCTATGCGAGGCTATCTTGAACCAGGATCTCGGCCCCATCGACAGAGCAACAGCGGGATTCATCAAGATGCTCAATCACCGCTCCCCGGTTTACTATCTTTGTGATGCGGCAAGCGGAGCGTCCGGAGCGCGCCTGCAACAAATCGCCCGCGAGGCCGAATGTTCGTTGGTTGGTGAGGTGCTGAACTTCCCGTACCCAGCGATTCGCCTTGCCTGGG encodes the following:
- the meaB gene encoding methylmalonyl Co-A mutase-associated GTPase MeaB; the protein is MNEPESSALEVRPGVSAPPSVNLQLRRIPPPDVSPVELDARLRAGDRAALAQAITLIESEQPTHHDAARELIDLALSQARASRRIGFTGVPGVGKSTLINQIGLHWIAQGHRVAVLAVDPSSVASRGSILGDKGRMPGLAVSPQAFVRPSPGGQSLGGVAHKTREAALLCEAAGYDIIAIETIGVGQSEVAVHAMVDCFLLLMLPGAGDELQGLKRGIMEMADVVAVTKSDHENVARAQLACSQIQNALHYLAPTPSGWSPTAQCVSSEAPGTVGNLANSISEFLSHEERTGWFARRRAHQALEWMEELVVEQVVRTALLDPRILALRDTLAPQVSSGILSARRAADEILQALRHEH
- a CDS encoding alpha/beta hydrolase — encoded protein: MSTEPQIERVQIEVPSRHDRASAPMLLQADLVGTCQKRPPVVFLTGGPGIPATHARAYEPFRVVIDHLAQTRRVVLLDQRGVSLSIAPLNASHDLLLAPEAAMTALVKQARATLATGIDPHAITPWQSALDVPIVARTLGVEQVDVIAYSYGTHLAMATVRARPETIRKLVLCGFEGPDQTYKLPSQFDHQLARIDGGLLEKFAAACAQLSRQPCSGLSDWGLRWIASSWFGLSDRYPYLLPLCEAILNQDLGPIDRATAGFIKMLNHRSPVYYLCDAASGASGARLQQIAREAECSLVGEVLNFPYPAIRLAWGQCDLGDTFRGPLEIHCPVLVRTGEMDGFTPQQNIADSGVQVESAQYVHLPGAAHNDLLSDPEAAAQINAFLDA